In Nocardia asteroides, the following proteins share a genomic window:
- a CDS encoding 3-hydroxyacyl-CoA dehydrogenase NAD-binding domain-containing protein translates to MTDSMIAWDLGADRVLVLTIDDPSQSTNTMTEAFARDLTATVDRLEAEKDTYDGVILTSGKDTFFAGGDLNLLMNATPETAPQIALGLDTYKAAFRRLEQLGKPVVAAINGTALGGGFEVALATHHRIALDAKGSLLGLPEVTFGLLPGAGGVTRTVRLLGITNAVLNVVGQGQRMKPAKALQVGIIHEVAATREEMFDKARAWIAANPEAAQPWDTKGYKIPGGTPSSPAVAANLPAFPANVRKQLKGAPMPAPIAVLATAVEGAQVDIDTAFAIETRYCTKLICGQVSTNMIKSLFFDLGTINKGGSRPEGFPVRTPEKVLVLGAGMMGAGIAYVQARAGMRVVLKDVTIEAAERGKDYSRKLLDKALRKGTITQDKYDEILGRIHPTADPADAAGCDFVVEAVFEDPGLKKKVFGEIEALVNPDALLGSNTSTLPITDLATGVQRPQDFIGLHFFSPVDKMPLVEIIVGEQTSDEAIARAIDYTLAIKKTPIVVNDSRGFFTSRVIGQFMDEAIALVAEGVHPASVEQAATQAGYPVGALALADEINMKLAQKIRRSLKENLLAEGKRWTESKAYPLVDAMVDEFDRPGRLEGRGFYEYDADGKKLGLWPELVAKYTRDDHGIPFADMQERMLFAESLDTVRCFDEGVLRTVADANIGSIFGIGFPAWTGGVVQYIEQYDGGLAGFVARADELRAAYGDRFEVPASLRAKAAAGETLS, encoded by the coding sequence ATGACCGACAGCATGATTGCCTGGGATCTCGGCGCCGACCGGGTGCTCGTCCTCACCATCGACGACCCGAGCCAGTCGACCAACACCATGACCGAGGCGTTCGCGCGCGACCTCACCGCCACCGTCGACCGGCTCGAGGCCGAGAAGGACACCTACGACGGTGTCATCCTCACCTCGGGCAAGGACACGTTCTTCGCCGGTGGTGACCTGAACCTGCTGATGAACGCGACGCCGGAGACCGCGCCGCAGATCGCCCTGGGCTTGGACACCTACAAGGCCGCGTTCCGCCGCCTCGAGCAGCTTGGTAAGCCGGTGGTCGCCGCGATCAACGGCACCGCGCTCGGCGGCGGCTTCGAGGTCGCCTTGGCCACTCACCACCGCATCGCGCTCGACGCCAAGGGCAGCCTGCTCGGCCTGCCCGAGGTCACCTTCGGCCTGCTGCCCGGCGCCGGTGGTGTCACCCGCACCGTGCGACTGCTCGGCATCACCAACGCGGTGCTCAACGTCGTCGGCCAGGGCCAGCGGATGAAGCCTGCCAAAGCCCTACAGGTCGGGATCATCCACGAGGTCGCCGCGACGCGCGAGGAGATGTTCGACAAGGCGCGGGCCTGGATCGCGGCCAACCCGGAGGCGGCGCAGCCCTGGGATACGAAGGGCTACAAGATCCCCGGCGGCACCCCGTCGAGTCCGGCCGTGGCCGCCAATCTGCCCGCGTTCCCCGCGAACGTCCGCAAGCAGCTCAAGGGAGCTCCGATGCCGGCGCCGATCGCGGTGCTGGCGACGGCGGTCGAGGGCGCGCAGGTCGACATCGACACCGCCTTCGCCATCGAGACGCGCTACTGCACCAAGCTGATCTGCGGCCAGGTCTCGACCAACATGATCAAGTCGCTGTTCTTCGATCTCGGCACCATCAACAAGGGCGGCAGCCGCCCCGAAGGCTTCCCCGTGCGCACGCCGGAGAAGGTCCTCGTGCTCGGCGCGGGCATGATGGGCGCGGGCATCGCCTATGTGCAGGCCCGCGCCGGCATGCGGGTCGTCCTGAAGGACGTCACGATCGAGGCGGCCGAGCGCGGCAAGGACTACTCGCGCAAGCTGCTCGACAAGGCGCTGCGCAAGGGCACGATCACCCAGGACAAATACGACGAGATCCTGGGCCGCATCCACCCGACCGCCGATCCGGCCGATGCCGCGGGCTGTGACTTCGTCGTCGAGGCGGTGTTCGAGGATCCGGGCCTGAAGAAGAAGGTGTTCGGCGAGATCGAGGCGCTGGTGAACCCGGATGCGCTGCTCGGCTCCAACACCTCGACCCTGCCGATCACCGACCTGGCCACCGGGGTGCAGCGGCCGCAGGATTTCATCGGCCTGCACTTCTTCTCGCCGGTGGACAAGATGCCCCTGGTGGAGATCATCGTCGGCGAGCAGACCAGCGACGAGGCCATCGCCCGCGCCATCGACTACACCCTGGCCATCAAGAAGACCCCGATCGTGGTGAACGACAGCCGAGGGTTCTTCACCAGCCGCGTGATCGGCCAGTTCATGGACGAGGCCATCGCGCTGGTCGCCGAGGGCGTGCACCCCGCGTCGGTGGAGCAGGCCGCCACCCAGGCCGGCTACCCGGTGGGCGCGCTGGCGCTGGCCGACGAGATCAATATGAAGCTTGCCCAGAAGATCCGGCGCAGCCTGAAGGAGAACCTGCTCGCCGAAGGTAAGCGCTGGACCGAGTCCAAGGCGTACCCGCTCGTCGACGCCATGGTCGACGAGTTCGACCGGCCCGGCCGGCTCGAGGGCCGTGGCTTCTACGAGTACGACGCCGACGGCAAGAAGCTGGGCCTGTGGCCCGAGCTGGTGGCGAAGTACACCCGCGACGACCACGGCATCCCGTTCGCCGACATGCAGGAGCGGATGCTGTTCGCCGAATCGCTCGACACCGTCCGGTGTTTCGACGAGGGCGTGCTGCGCACCGTGGCCGACGCGAACATCGGGTCGATCTTCGGCATCGGGTTCCCCGCGTGGACGGGCGGCGTGGTCCAGTACATCGAGCAGTACGACGGCGGCCTGGCCGGATTCGTGGCGCGCGCCGACGAGCTGCGCGCCGCCTACGGAGACCGGTTCGAGGTCCCGGCGTCGTTGCGGGCCAAGGCCGCCGCCGGGGAAACGCTGAGCTGA
- a CDS encoding acetyl-CoA C-acetyltransferase — protein MTEAYIYDAIRTPRGRGKKNGALHGVKPLDLVVGLIEELKVRHPGLDPAVIDDIVLGVVSPVGDQGADIAKTAALAAGLPDTVAGVQLNRFCGSGLEAVNTAAQKVRSGWEQLVIAGGVESMSRVPLGSDGGAWAMDPVTNYDTYFVPQGIGADLIATIEGFSREDVDAFAVRSQEKAAAAWSGGYFAKSVVPVKDINGAVLLDHDEFMRPGTTVESLAELAPSFAAMGEMGGFDAVAMQRYHHVEKIDHVHHAGNSSGIVDGSALVLIGSETAGAAAGLTPRARIVAAAVSGADSTIMLTGPVPATEKVLALAGLTVDDIDLFELNEAFASVVLNFQKKLGVPDEKINVNGGAIAMGHPLGATGAMITGTMVDELERRGARRALITLCIGGGMGIATIIERV, from the coding sequence ATGACCGAGGCCTATATCTACGATGCGATCCGCACCCCGCGCGGACGCGGCAAGAAGAACGGCGCCCTGCACGGCGTCAAGCCGCTCGACCTGGTGGTCGGGCTCATCGAGGAACTGAAGGTCCGCCACCCCGGCCTCGATCCGGCCGTCATCGACGACATCGTCCTCGGCGTGGTCTCCCCGGTCGGCGATCAGGGCGCCGACATCGCCAAGACCGCCGCGCTGGCCGCCGGCCTGCCCGACACGGTGGCCGGCGTCCAGCTCAACCGGTTCTGCGGGTCGGGTCTGGAGGCGGTCAACACCGCCGCGCAGAAGGTGCGCTCCGGCTGGGAACAGCTGGTGATCGCCGGTGGCGTGGAATCGATGTCGCGCGTCCCGCTGGGCTCCGACGGTGGCGCCTGGGCCATGGACCCGGTGACCAACTACGACACCTACTTCGTGCCGCAGGGCATCGGCGCCGACCTGATCGCCACCATCGAAGGCTTCAGCCGCGAGGACGTCGACGCGTTCGCGGTGCGCTCGCAGGAGAAGGCCGCCGCGGCCTGGTCCGGCGGCTACTTCGCGAAATCCGTTGTCCCGGTGAAGGACATCAACGGTGCGGTGCTGCTCGACCACGACGAGTTCATGCGCCCCGGCACCACCGTGGAGAGCCTGGCCGAGCTCGCCCCGTCCTTCGCGGCGATGGGGGAGATGGGCGGCTTCGACGCCGTCGCCATGCAGCGCTACCACCACGTGGAGAAGATCGACCACGTCCATCACGCGGGCAACTCCTCCGGCATCGTCGACGGCTCGGCACTGGTACTGATCGGCAGCGAAACCGCAGGCGCCGCGGCCGGTCTGACCCCGCGCGCCCGGATCGTCGCCGCCGCGGTGAGCGGCGCGGACTCGACCATCATGCTGACCGGTCCGGTGCCCGCCACCGAGAAGGTGCTGGCGCTGGCCGGGCTCACCGTCGACGACATCGACCTGTTCGAACTGAACGAGGCCTTCGCCTCGGTGGTGCTGAACTTCCAGAAGAAGCTCGGCGTCCCCGACGAGAAGATCAATGTCAACGGCGGCGCCATCGCCATGGGTCACCCGCTGGGGGCCACCGGCGCCATGATCACCGGAACCATGGTCGACGAGCTCGAGCGCCGGGGCGCGCGGCGCGCGCTGATCACGCTGTGCATCGGCGGCGGCATGGGCATCGCCACCATCATCGAGCGCGTCTGA